The following proteins are co-located in the Pyricularia oryzae 70-15 chromosome 1, whole genome shotgun sequence genome:
- a CDS encoding AMP deaminase 2: MADLSVTDDPLSGSSSPNKLAATPMQFSDDEEPSNGVESQEVSEAEGDVPAGDGAGAMADEDNVELEEGMLPRDLQRKTTFYDPVAERHMTQTDAKLFYQRQRQNWGEGSPVISGRAGSGGEDLVHGHQLPGQHDPTSLGSPALSAKKSIEHVSSNLPSLDAGLQRNSGTFGLNNSLVNQLSQLQGLGSSKYNQPEAPTSNPAVPVLPGVNAPPGIGSATFNDADPSVTAELSSIFKSVRDLLEIRHKYLELSLQNPGDNPKDDPSWNIYPPPPEPAWIEAKEKAVASGSQPASMTNSMVLGGDSDLATKVQKKRKPGQDIGEDFDMNDVLPLPGSCEMDYRMDDNGVYQVYATTASAEPIVNIPTLRQFYIDLDKILSVAADGPSKSFAYRRLQYLEGKFNLYTLLNEYQETADSKRVPHRDFYNVRKVDTHVHHSACMNQKHLLRFIKSKMKKCPDEIVLYRDGKNLTLAQVFESINLTAYDLSIDTLDMHAHTDSFHRFDKFNLKYNPIGESRLRTIFLKTDNDIKGRYLAEITKEVIADLESSKYQMVEWRISIYGRSLDEWDKLAGWIVDNKLFSHNVRWLIQIPRLYDVYKASGLMDNYEQIVKNIFQPLFEVTKDPQSHPKLHVFLQRVIGFDSVDDESKVERRLFKKFPVPSEWNSKQNPPYSYWIYYLFSNMSSLNTFRKQRGLNTFVLRPHCGEAGDSEHMAVAALCSHSISHGLLLRKVPILQYIFYLDQIGIAMSPLSNNALFLAYERNPFHQYFKRGLNVSLSTDDPLQFAFTKEPLMEEYAVAAQIYKLSSVDMCELAKNSVKQSGYEQSVKEQWLGANFDQPGAKGNTMAKTNVPDRREEFRYQTLLEEQQMVAKYAAYTLDANGNLAQSDTQSVRPTGPVGQTPPTSFQKTMETTARDATPSPVQRGAAHAGEGSLPSMSSPPGATREGWASDTASDVHISGSQPRFFPGVVARSQTRSGTRQSSMHESDDASVAGMGRSPKK; this comes from the exons ATGGCCG ACCTCTCCGTCACCGATGATCCGCTCTCGGGGTCTAGCTCGCCTAACAAGTTGGCGGCTACGCCGATGCAGTTctccgacgacgaggagcccTCCAACGGAGTGGAATCTCAAGAGGTGTCCGAGGCTGAGGGCGACGTCCCCGCTGGTGATGGCGCGGGGGCAATGGCTGATGAGGACAACGTAGAGCTGGAGGAGGGCATGCTTCCCCGCGACTTGCAGCGCAAGACGACCTTCTACGACCCGGTGGCTGAGCGCCACATGACCCAGACCGACGCCAAACTCTTCTACCAGCGCCAGCGACAGAACTGGGGTGAAGGCAGCCCTGTCATCTCTGGGCGGGCGGGCAGCGGGGGTGAAGATCTGGTGCACGGCCATCAACTGCCGGGCCAGCATGACCCCACCTCGCTGGGCTCGCCTGCGCTTTCGGCCAAAAAGAGTATCGAACATGTTTCTAGCAACCTGCCCAGCTTGGATGCTGGCCTGCAACGAAACAGTGGCACGTTCGGCCTCAACAACTCGCTGGTCAACCAGCTGTCTCAGCTACAAGGTTTGGGCTCGTCCAAGTACAACCAGCCCGAGGCACCGACTAGCAACCCCGCCGTGCCGGTGCTACCTGGAGTCAATGCGCCGCCGGGTATCGGCAGTGCCACGTTCAACGATGCTGATCCCTCTGTCACGGCAGAGCTGAGCTCTATCTTTAAGAGCGTTCGGGACCTGCTCGAGATTCGTCACAAGTACCTTGAGCTGTCGTTGCAGAACCCGGGTGACAATCCTAAAGATGATCCAAGCTGGAACATATACCCCCCACCTCCCGAGCCGGCCTGGAtcgaggccaaggagaaggCCGTGGCAAGCGGCTCGCAGCCAGCAAGCATGACCAATAGTATGGTCTTGGGCGGCGACTCTGACCTGGCGACTAAGGTTCAAAAGAAGCGGAAGCCTGGGCAAGACATTGGTGAAGACTTTGACATGAACGACGTCCTCCCGCTGCCAGGTTCCTGTGAAATGGATTACCGCATGGATGACAATGGAGTTTACCAGGTCTATGCGACTACAGCATCTGCAGAGCCCATCGTCAACATCCCCACGCTGCGGCAATTCTATATCGATCTGGACAAGATATTGTCGGTTGCCGCAGACGGTCCCAGCAAGAGCTTTGCATACCGACGTCTGCAGTACTTGGAGGGCAAGTTTAACCTCTACACCTTGCTCAATGAGTATCAGGAGACGGCGGACAGCAAACGGGTGCCTCATCGTGATTTTTATAACGTGAGAAAGGTCGACACCCACGTCCATCACTCTGCTTGCATGAACCAGAAGCACCTGCTTCGTTTCATCAAGAGCAAGATGAAGAAGTGTCCCGACGAGATCGTGCTGTACCGTGACGGCAAGAATCTTACACTTGCTCAGGTTTTTGAGAGTATCAACCTTACTGCATACGACCTCAGCATTGACACACTGGATATGCAT GCTCACACCGACTCGTTCCACCGTTTCGACAAATTCAACCTCAAGTACAACCCAATCGGCGAGTCGCGGCTACGGACGATCTTTCTTAAGACGGACAATGATATCAAGGGCCGCTATTTAGCTGAAATCACCAAAGAGGTCATTGCCGATCTGGAGTCCAGCAAATACCAGATGGTTGAGTGGCGCATCTCGATATACGGCAGATCTCTGGACGAGTGGGACAAGCTTGCCGGCTGGATCGTCGACAACAAGCTCTTTTCGCACAACGTGCGCTGGCTGATACAGATTCCGCGCCTATATGACGTATATAAGGCTAGCGGCCTCATGGACAACTACGAGCAAATTGTCAAGAACATCTTTCAGCCCCTGTTCGAGGTCACGAAAGACCCTCAGAGCCACCCCAAACTACACGTATTTCTCCAGAGGGTTATAGGTTTCGACAGCGTTGACGACGAGAGCAAGGTCGAACGCCGGCTTTTCAAGAAGTTCCCGGTTCCGAGCGAATGGAATTCGAAGCAGAACCCGCCGTACAGCTACTGGATCTACTATCTCTTCTCAAACATGTCCTCGCTCAATACCTTCCGCAAACAACGTGGTTTGAACACATTCGTTCTGCGACCGCACTGCGGAGAGGCAGGAGACAGCGAGCACATGGCAGTGGCCGCCCTCTGCTCGCATAGCATCAGTCACGGCCTGCTGCTCCGCAAGGTGCCCATCCTGCAATACATCTTCTACCTGGACCAGATTGGAATTGCCATGTCGCCACTCAGCAACAACGCGCTCTTCCTTGCGTACGAGCGTAACCCATTTCACCAATATTTCAAGCGCGGTCTCAACGTTTCGCTTTCGACCGACGATCCGCTCCAGTTTGCCTTTACTAAGGAGCCGCTGATGGAGGAGTATGCGGTCGCGGCACAGATTTACAAGCTCAGCTCCGTAGACATGTGTGAGCTGGCCAAGAACTCGGTCAAGCAAAGCGGTTACGAGCAGTCGGTGAAGGAGCAATGGCTTGGGGCCAACTTTGATCAACCAGGTGCGAAGGGCAACACTATGGCCAAGACGAACGTGCCGGATAGAAGGGAGGAGTTCCGGTACCAGACCTTGTTGGAAGAGCAGCAAAT GGTCGCCAAGTACGCCGCATACACGCTGGATGCAAACGGCAACCTGGCGCAGTCGGACACACAGAGCGTTAGGCCCACGGGACCAGTAGGCCAGACCCCGCCCACCAGCTTTCAAAAAACGATGGAGACGACGGCGAGGGATGCCACACCAAGCCCGGTGCAGCGCGGAGCGGCGCATGCAGGTGAAGGAAGCTTGCCGAGCATGTCGTCCCCACCGGGTGCCACTCGCGAGGGTTGGGCCTCGGACACTGCTTCGGACGTGCACATTTCTGGCAGCCAGCCTAGGTTCTTCCCAGGCGTGGTTGCCAGAAGCCAGACGCGAAGCGGGACGAGGCAGAGCTCGATGCATGAGTCTGACGATGCGTCCGTGGCGGGTATGGGCAGAAGTCCAAAGAAGTGA
- a CDS encoding UDP-N-acetylglucosamine transporter YEA4 has translation MTARANVRRRQSLQKSNHAIPKPVNSGPPTPRVINAAPLLEKAEMYGIDDDRPLYSRMMALAGRIFIETIPQWIAVGVMLSLIFGGCCSNVFALEAIIKVEPASGTLLTFVQFLFVAVTGYVSQFDRRRPPFFIKANKVPLKRWLFNIILFFGINVLNNHAFSYDISVPVHIILRSGGSITTMIAGFMYGKRYPRVQVFAVILLTIGVVLAAWSDAQTKDAGAGANEHDEGGTGSSTRSFTIGLSILFTAQVMSAIMGLYTEETYRKYGPQWQENLFYSHILSLPLFIPFMPSLYRQFMKLAASEPLTLTTPFGSFIGDAGLENPTLAQLQKSLEQIRVPSQIVYLVLNVLTQYACIRGVNLLAAASSALTVTIVLNIRKLVSLLLSIWLFGNRLAPGTLGGAVIVFASGALYSMGGSGGGGPKARKVQPAQRPRAGSQIKVG, from the exons ATGACGGCCCGCGCGAACGTCAGACGCCGTCAGAGCTTGCAGAAGAGCAATCATGCGATCCCGAAACCCGTGAACAGCGGGCCACCCACGCCGCGTGTGATCAACGCAGCGCCGCTGCTCGAAAAGGCCGAGATGTACGGAATCGACGACGACCGTCCGCTCTACTCGCGCATGATGGCCCTGGCCGGTCGCATCTTCATTGAGACCATTCCGCAATGGATCGCAGTCGGGGTTATGCTGAGCTTAATCTTCGGAGGCTGCTGCTCAAACGTCTTTGCTCTTGAGGCCATCATCAAGGTCGAGCCCGCCAGTG GAACTCTCCTTACCTTTGTCCAGTTCCTCTTTGTCGCAGTGACGGGATACGTGTCGCAATTCGACCGCAGGAGGCCACCCTTCTTCATCAAGGCAAACAAAGTGCCGCTCAAACGGTGGCTTTTCAACATCATACTGTTCTTTGGCATCAACGTCCTCAACAACCATGCCTTCAGCTACGACATCTCAGTCCCTGTCCACATCATACTTCGTTCAGGCGGAAGTATCACTACAATGATTGCGGGGTTCATGTACGGCAAGCGATACCCTCGTGTCCAAGTTTTTGCCGTTATCCTTTTGACGATAGGGGTTGTACTGGCGGCGTGGTCCGATGCCCAGACCAAGGATGCAGGAGCTGGCGCGAACGAACATGATGAGGGTGGCACCGGCAGCAGCACCCGTAGCTTCACCATCGGACTCAGCATTCTCTTTACGGCACAGGTCATGTCGGCCATTATGGGACTGTACACTGAGGAGACTTACAGGAAGTACGGCCCGCAGTGGCAGGAGAACCTTTTCTATTCTCACATCCTGTCACTGCCTCTTTTCATACCCTTCATGCCGTCCCTCTACAGGCAGTTTATGAAGCTGGCAGCCAGCGAGCCGCTGACGCTTACCACACCGTTTGGCAGCTTTATTGGAGATGCCGGGCTGGAAAACCCAACACTAGCGCAATTGCAAAAGAGTCTGGAGCAGATCCGAGTGCCCAGCCAGATAGTATACCTGGTTCTCAACGTGCTGACGCAGTACGCCTGCATCCGGGGCGTCAATCTTCTGGCTGCGGCATCCTCTGCGCTTACGGTCACCATCGTGCTCAACATCCGCAAGCTGGTGAGCCTGTTGCTTAGCATCTGGCTCTTTGGAAACAGGCTCGCACCAGGCACATTGGGCGGTGCCGTGATTGTGTTTGCGTCTGGCGCGCTGTATTCAATGGGCGGAAGCGGAGGTGGCGGCCCCAAGGCCCGCAAGGTGCAACCAGCGCAGAGACCTCGGGCGGGAAGTCAGATCAAGGTGGGATAG
- a CDS encoding protein phosphatase PP2A regulatory subunit B, giving the protein MVEADTNSPTWKFTQCFGDKGDVEDITEADIISTVEFDHTGNYLATGDKGGRVVLFERNETKKTCEYKFHTEFQSHEPEFDYLKSLEIEEKINKIKWCRRQNASHYLLSTNDKTIKLWKVFEKSLKVVAENNLSHDLTPANIAGGGGAPRPPPASTFRNAADLKLPRLTHHDTVVAAVPRRTYANAHAYHINSISVNSDGETFISSDDLRINLWNLNIQEQSFNIVDIKPANMEELTEVITAAEFHPASCNVFMYASSKGTIKLADMRESALCDQHAKMFEQEEDPSSRSFFSEIISSISDVRFSYDGRYVLSRDYLTVKIWDVNMEKQPVKTIPIHEHLRPRLCDTYENDSIFDKFEVVFSGDAKNVMTGSYNNNFMIYPSDPEKETEVVLQADKSAFKAKKVGVPTPINSSTSPTANGGKKGGSRAGSPAAGGQGQRMRKETDADQIDFNKKILHMSWHPFEDSIAIAATNNLFVFSAL; this is encoded by the exons ATGGTTGAAGCGGACACGAACTCTCCAACATGGAAATTCACACA ATGTTTCGGCGATAAGGGCGACGTGGAGGATATCACGGAAG CTGATATCATTTCAACCGTCGAATTCGATCACACCGGCAACTACCTGGCTACAGGAGACAAGGGAGGCCGAGTAGTGCTCTTCGAGCGCAATGAGACT AAAAAAACATGCGAATATAAATTTCATACCGAATTCCAATCGCACGAGCCAGAGTTCGATTACCTGAAGTCGCTAGAGATCGAGGAAAAGATCAACAAGATAAAGTGGTGCCGCCGCCAGAACGCTTCACACTACCTGCTCTCCACCAACGACAAGACGATTAAGCTCTGGAAGGTTTTCGAAAAGTCACTTAAGGTTGTGGCGGAGAACAACCTGTCGCACGACCTAACGCCGGCCAATATCGCAGGAGGTGGAGGAGCTCCCCGGCCGCCACCAGCTTCGACGTTCAGGAATGCCGCCGATCTGAAGCTACCGCGCCTCACACATCACGACAcagtcgtcgccgccgtaCCCCGCCGAACGTACGCCAACGCACATGCCTATCACATTAACAGCATATCCGTCAACAGTGATGGCGAGACCTTCATCAGCAGCGACGACCTTCGCATAAACCTTTGGAACTTGAACATCCAGGAGCAGAGCTTCAATATCGTCGACATCAAGCCTGCCAACATGGAGGAGCTCACCGAGGTCATCACAGCGGCAGAGTTCCACCCCGCGAGCTGCAATGTGTTCATGTATGCTAGCTCCAAGGGAACCATCAAGCTGGCTGACATGCGGGAGAGCGCTTTGTGCGACCAACACGCGAAGA TGTTCGAGCAAGAGGAGGATCCGTCATCAAGGTCCTTCTTCTCCGAGATTATCTCGTCGATATCAGATGTGCGATTTTCATATGACGGTCGCTATGTCCTCTCGAGGGACTACCTGACCGTCAAGATCTGGGACGTCAACATGGAAAAGCAACCGGTCAAGACGATTCCGATTCATGAACACCTCCGGCCTAGGTTGTGCGACACTTATGAGAACGATAGCATCTTTGACAAGTTCGAGGTCGTTTTCTCGGGTGACGCGAAGAACGTGATGACTGGCAGCTACAACAACAACTTCATGATTTACCCGTCTGACCCCGAGAAGGAGACAGAGGTGGTGCTTCAAGCGGACAAGTCTGCCTTCAAGGCGAAGAAGGTTGGTGTTCCAACACCGATCAACTCTTCGACGAGCCCAACGGCGAACGGAGGCAAGAAGGGTGGGTCACGTGCCGGTAGCCCTGCCGCGGGTGGCCAAGGGCAAAGGATGAGGAAAGAGACGGACGCGGACCAGATTGACTTTAACAAGAAGATCCTACACATGAGCTGGCATCCCTTCGAGGACAGCATTGCGATTGCAGCTACTAACAAT CTCTTCGTCTTTTCGGCTCTGTAG